From a single Lolium rigidum isolate FL_2022 chromosome 7, APGP_CSIRO_Lrig_0.1, whole genome shotgun sequence genomic region:
- the LOC124673911 gene encoding probable trehalose-phosphate phosphatase 1 isoform X2 — MGRCLGLRSVVLLWVAAAEAAAVVAASGPRQTVLALPSNMVPSPVTSKGHHWSSSGATCISRPKLVEVVNGLLGVMNLPSTCAIPYEHSAPEEVAANNAWLAKYPSALASFDQIITNAQGKKIALFLDYDGTLSPIVNDPEKAFMSPEMRTAVKNVAKFCPTAIVSGRSREKVFEFVKLKELYYAGSHGMDILDKETKLFQPASEFLPMISEVYKSLVEATRSIKGANVENNKFCVSVHFRNVDKKDWKLVTEIVDNVLKAFPRLKLTTGRKVLEIRPVIDWDKGNAVEFLLQLLQLDDPESVLSIYIGDDQTDEDAFKLLRKRNYGFGILISQVPKETEAFYSLRAPSEVMEFLNSLVRWKEQSA, encoded by the exons ATGGGGCGGTGCCTGGGGTTGCGGTCGGTCGTCCTActctgggtggcggcggcggaggcagcggCGGTCGTCGCAGCATCGGGGCCACGGCAGACGGTATTGGCATTGCCTTCAAATATGGTGCCATCTCCAGTCACATCCAAGGGACATCACTGGTCTTCCTCCGGTGCAACATGTATCAGTCGACCTAAGCTTGTCGAAGTCGTCAATGGACTGCTCGGTGTCATGAACCTGCCGTCAACCTGTGCAATACCATACGAACATTCCGCTCCTGAGGAAGTTGCTGCTAACAACGCCTGGCTG GCAAAATATCCTTCTGCTTTGGCTTCCTTCGACCAAATCATAACCAATGCACAGGGCAAGAAGATCGCCTTGTTTCTGGACTATGATGGCACCCTTTCGCCTATCGTCAATGATCCCGAGAAGGCGTTCATGTCCCCAGAG ATGCGCACTGCTGTGAAGAATGTTGCCAAGTTCTGCCCAACGGCAATCGTCAGCGGGAGGTCACGTGAAAAG GTGTTTGAATTTGTGAAGCTGAAGGAGCTCTACTACGCCGGAAGTCATGGAATGGATATACTG GACAAAGAAACCAAACTGTTCCAACCTGCAAGTGAGTTCTTACCCATGATCAGTGAG GTTTACAAGTCCCTAGTGGAGGCCACACGATCAATCAAGGGTGCAAATGTTGAGAACAACAAGTTTTGTGTGTCTGTACATTTCCGCAACGTCGACAAAAAG GACTGGAAATTAGTCACGGAGATTGTCGACAATGTCCTGAAAGCTTTTCCTCGTCTCAAACTAACAACCGGACGAAAG GTTTTAGAGATTCGTCCAGTGATTGACTGGGACAAGGGAAATGCAGTGGAGTTTCTGCTCCAGTTGCTCCAGCTAGATGACCCTGAAAGCGTTCTTTCTATCTACATTGGAGATGACCAAACCGACGAAGACGCGTTCAAG TTGCTCCGGAAGCGGAACTATGGATTTGGGATTCTCATTTCGCAAGTGCCAAAGGAGACTGAAGCCTTCTACTCACTCCGAGCCCCAtctgaa GTGATGGAATTCCTCAATTCCTTGGTAAGATGGAAGGAACAATCAGCATGA
- the LOC124673911 gene encoding probable trehalose-phosphate phosphatase 1 isoform X1, which produces MGRCLGLRSVVLLWVAAAEAAAVVAASGPRQTVLALPSNMVPSPVTSKGHHWSSSGATCISRPKLVEVVNGLLGVMNLPSTCAIPYEHSAPEEVAANNAWLAKYPSALASFDQIITNAQGKKIALFLDYDGTLSPIVNDPEKAFMSPEMRTAVKNVAKFCPTAIVSGRSREKVFEFVKLKELYYAGSHGMDILVSSADSESKTNNDKETKLFQPASEFLPMISEVYKSLVEATRSIKGANVENNKFCVSVHFRNVDKKDWKLVTEIVDNVLKAFPRLKLTTGRKVLEIRPVIDWDKGNAVEFLLQLLQLDDPESVLSIYIGDDQTDEDAFKLLRKRNYGFGILISQVPKETEAFYSLRAPSEVMEFLNSLVRWKEQSA; this is translated from the exons ATGGGGCGGTGCCTGGGGTTGCGGTCGGTCGTCCTActctgggtggcggcggcggaggcagcggCGGTCGTCGCAGCATCGGGGCCACGGCAGACGGTATTGGCATTGCCTTCAAATATGGTGCCATCTCCAGTCACATCCAAGGGACATCACTGGTCTTCCTCCGGTGCAACATGTATCAGTCGACCTAAGCTTGTCGAAGTCGTCAATGGACTGCTCGGTGTCATGAACCTGCCGTCAACCTGTGCAATACCATACGAACATTCCGCTCCTGAGGAAGTTGCTGCTAACAACGCCTGGCTG GCAAAATATCCTTCTGCTTTGGCTTCCTTCGACCAAATCATAACCAATGCACAGGGCAAGAAGATCGCCTTGTTTCTGGACTATGATGGCACCCTTTCGCCTATCGTCAATGATCCCGAGAAGGCGTTCATGTCCCCAGAG ATGCGCACTGCTGTGAAGAATGTTGCCAAGTTCTGCCCAACGGCAATCGTCAGCGGGAGGTCACGTGAAAAG GTGTTTGAATTTGTGAAGCTGAAGGAGCTCTACTACGCCGGAAGTCATGGAATGGATATACTGGTATCCTCTGCAGATTCTGAAAGTAAAACAAATAAT GACAAAGAAACCAAACTGTTCCAACCTGCAAGTGAGTTCTTACCCATGATCAGTGAG GTTTACAAGTCCCTAGTGGAGGCCACACGATCAATCAAGGGTGCAAATGTTGAGAACAACAAGTTTTGTGTGTCTGTACATTTCCGCAACGTCGACAAAAAG GACTGGAAATTAGTCACGGAGATTGTCGACAATGTCCTGAAAGCTTTTCCTCGTCTCAAACTAACAACCGGACGAAAG GTTTTAGAGATTCGTCCAGTGATTGACTGGGACAAGGGAAATGCAGTGGAGTTTCTGCTCCAGTTGCTCCAGCTAGATGACCCTGAAAGCGTTCTTTCTATCTACATTGGAGATGACCAAACCGACGAAGACGCGTTCAAG TTGCTCCGGAAGCGGAACTATGGATTTGGGATTCTCATTTCGCAAGTGCCAAAGGAGACTGAAGCCTTCTACTCACTCCGAGCCCCAtctgaa GTGATGGAATTCCTCAATTCCTTGGTAAGATGGAAGGAACAATCAGCATGA
- the LOC124673911 gene encoding probable trehalose-phosphate phosphatase 1 isoform X3 — translation MGRCLGLRSVVLLWVAAAEAAAVVAASGPRQTVLALPSNMVPSPVTSKGHHWSSSGATCISRPKLVEVVNGLLGVMNLPSTCAIPYEHSAPEEVAANNAWLGKKIALFLDYDGTLSPIVNDPEKAFMSPEMRTAVKNVAKFCPTAIVSGRSREKVFEFVKLKELYYAGSHGMDILVSSADSESKTNNDKETKLFQPASEFLPMISEVYKSLVEATRSIKGANVENNKFCVSVHFRNVDKKDWKLVTEIVDNVLKAFPRLKLTTGRKVLEIRPVIDWDKGNAVEFLLQLLQLDDPESVLSIYIGDDQTDEDAFKLLRKRNYGFGILISQVPKETEAFYSLRAPSEVMEFLNSLVRWKEQSA, via the exons ATGGGGCGGTGCCTGGGGTTGCGGTCGGTCGTCCTActctgggtggcggcggcggaggcagcggCGGTCGTCGCAGCATCGGGGCCACGGCAGACGGTATTGGCATTGCCTTCAAATATGGTGCCATCTCCAGTCACATCCAAGGGACATCACTGGTCTTCCTCCGGTGCAACATGTATCAGTCGACCTAAGCTTGTCGAAGTCGTCAATGGACTGCTCGGTGTCATGAACCTGCCGTCAACCTGTGCAATACCATACGAACATTCCGCTCCTGAGGAAGTTGCTGCTAACAACGCCTGGCTG GGCAAGAAGATCGCCTTGTTTCTGGACTATGATGGCACCCTTTCGCCTATCGTCAATGATCCCGAGAAGGCGTTCATGTCCCCAGAG ATGCGCACTGCTGTGAAGAATGTTGCCAAGTTCTGCCCAACGGCAATCGTCAGCGGGAGGTCACGTGAAAAG GTGTTTGAATTTGTGAAGCTGAAGGAGCTCTACTACGCCGGAAGTCATGGAATGGATATACTGGTATCCTCTGCAGATTCTGAAAGTAAAACAAATAAT GACAAAGAAACCAAACTGTTCCAACCTGCAAGTGAGTTCTTACCCATGATCAGTGAG GTTTACAAGTCCCTAGTGGAGGCCACACGATCAATCAAGGGTGCAAATGTTGAGAACAACAAGTTTTGTGTGTCTGTACATTTCCGCAACGTCGACAAAAAG GACTGGAAATTAGTCACGGAGATTGTCGACAATGTCCTGAAAGCTTTTCCTCGTCTCAAACTAACAACCGGACGAAAG GTTTTAGAGATTCGTCCAGTGATTGACTGGGACAAGGGAAATGCAGTGGAGTTTCTGCTCCAGTTGCTCCAGCTAGATGACCCTGAAAGCGTTCTTTCTATCTACATTGGAGATGACCAAACCGACGAAGACGCGTTCAAG TTGCTCCGGAAGCGGAACTATGGATTTGGGATTCTCATTTCGCAAGTGCCAAAGGAGACTGAAGCCTTCTACTCACTCCGAGCCCCAtctgaa GTGATGGAATTCCTCAATTCCTTGGTAAGATGGAAGGAACAATCAGCATGA